One Cyanobacteriota bacterium genomic window, TTATGACCCACTACCTTGACCCGATTGCCGCCACTCGGCAGCCCCGTGAAGACTTCATTCGGTACTTGCTCACGGCTTACCCCTTGCGGGATCATTCTCTTCGCGACAAGCTGAAACACGCGCTCAACCAGCCAGGGAGCATTTGGCAGGTGCCCTATCTAGAAGGTGCCCAACCCTATCGCCCAGACTTGAGCGTGGCAGACCTAGTGGCTGAGGGGGTGTTGCATCCCGAAATGGCGCGATTATTTTGGGCCGATCGCCCCCTTTATCAACACCAAGCTGTGGCGGTAAAGGCTGTGGTTGAACAGCGGGAAAACATTATCGTGGCAACTGGAACTGGTTCCGGTAAGACTGAATGCTTCCTGTTACCAATGCTCGACCGGTTGCTCAAGGAAGAGGCTGAGTTGCAGATTGCTGGGGTGCGGGCATTAATTCTCTATCCGATGAATGCCTTGGTGAACGATCAGGTGAAACGGCTGCGTCTCTTACTCTGCCGCCAAGACGCTGAACGGCCCCTGATCAAGTTTGGTTTCTATACCAGCCGCACCCAGCAAAAGACTAAAGCGGCTCAACAAGCATTAGCAGATGAGCTAGGCACCTACAGCGATGAAGAACTCCTGGCCCTGATTCCAGAATCAGAACAGGCGGATTGGCAAGAATGCTTGTCGGGTGATCGGCGCAGAAAGGTGGTTCAAAGAGCTTGTGAGATGGTGCAAAAGGTGCAAGTGCTGTCGCGGGAGCAAATTCAAGAATCTCCACCCCATATTTTGGTCACTAACTACTCCATGCTGGAGCACATGCTGATTCGCCCGGTGGAACGCCAGACCATCTTTGAGCGATCGGCCAACTGCTTCACCATGCTGATCGTTGACGAAGCCCACTCCTACAACGGCTCGACGGGAACAGAAGTTTCCATGCTGATCAAACGGCTGAAAGCTGCCGTCAAAGCTGAACCGGGTAAAATCCGTTGCATTGCCACCAGCGCTAGTTTAGGCGATCGCAGCGTTGATTCAACTGTTATTCAATTTGCCCAAGAACTGTTTGGAGAACCCTTTAGCCAGGTGATACGTGGCGATCGTGTCTCTGCCACCGAACGCCTGGGAACTCCCTATGCTTTACCAGAGGGCTTGGCTGAGGAAGAGGTCTATGACTACTTTTACAACTTGACCCTGCCTGACCTCAATGCCTCCCTAGACCAGTGGGAACAGGAATT contains:
- a CDS encoding DEAD/DEAH box helicase — protein: MTHYLDPIAATRQPREDFIRYLLTAYPLRDHSLRDKLKHALNQPGSIWQVPYLEGAQPYRPDLSVADLVAEGVLHPEMARLFWADRPLYQHQAVAVKAVVEQRENIIVATGTGSGKTECFLLPMLDRLLKEEAELQIAGVRALILYPMNALVNDQVKRLRLLLCRQDAERPLIKFGFYTSRTQQKTKAAQQALADELGTYSDEELLALIPESEQADWQECLSGDRRRKVVQRACEMVQKVQVLSREQIQESPPHILVTNYSMLEHMLIRPVERQTIFERSANCFTMLIVDEAHSYNGSTGTEVSMLIKRLKAAVKAEPGKIRCIATSASLGDRSVDSTVIQFAQELFGEPFSQVIRGDRVSATERLGTPYALPEGLAEEEVYDYFYNLTLPDLNASLDQWEQELSYIVPPEPLRHARCQAATAPVAERVHRFLWYALKQHPTVHRLIQLLARSPQPWEQVA